From Oryza brachyantha chromosome 9, ObraRS2, whole genome shotgun sequence, a single genomic window includes:
- the LOC102715513 gene encoding ubiquitin-like translates to MQICVRTLMGKTIMLKVESSNTIDNVKAKIQDKEGIPPDQQRSSLASSWGMTAESTIHLVLCLRGGIIEPLLQTLALKYNQDKMICHYTYAWKIGRNYESIIYAKSPYELNF, encoded by the exons ATGCAGATCTGTGTCAGGACCCTCATGGGGAAGACCATCATGCTCAAGGTCGAGAGCAGCAACACCATCGACAATGTCAAGGCCAAGATCCAGGACAAGGAAG GCATCCCACCGGACCAGCAGCGATCTTCGCTGGCAAGCAGCTGGGGGATGACTGCAGAGTCCACTATCCACCTTGTCCTCTGCCTCCGCGGTGGCATTATCGAGCCCTTGCTCCAGACCCTCGCCCTCAAGTACAACCAGGACAAGATGATCTGCCATTATACTTATGCTTGGAAGATTGGCAGGAATTATGAATCAATTATATATGCGAAGTCTCCTTATGAGCTTAACTTTTGA